The following nucleotide sequence is from Manis pentadactyla isolate mManPen7 chromosome 13, mManPen7.hap1, whole genome shotgun sequence.
cccaacagaCACGAAACGACACCGCCAGCCATCGCCAACTGACGCTCACCAGCAGTTACCACCCCCAACCAACGCCATCACCAGCCTTGGatgctgccctgccctcccactcTCAAAGCCGCCGCCTTGCCCTCGCTCTCTGGGTGCGCACCTGCCGACGGCAGCCTTGGAGGTCCGCCCTGCGCACGGACACCCGCCTCCCGCCGCTGCGGACGCGACAGCCCACCACAGATGCAGCCCGTCCATGCTGCGGCACACCGCAGACCCCGCTCCCCGCCTTCCGCCGCCGCCTCTCAGGGCGCACCTGCAGACGGCGGGCTGGGCTCCGACCCCGGCCACAGCCCCAGCGGCGAGGCGCCCCAGCCTGCAGCTTCCCGCAGCAAATGCCTTCCCCGCCCGATCCCTCCCCGACCCGTCGCTGCCCGCCCCTTGGGGGTGGCCGCTTACCGTGAGCTGCGGCTGCGACGACAGGCCTGCGTGAGGAAGACGGCGCCCGCTCCCTGGCGAGGGGGGCTCCTGGAGTCGGCAGGAGGCGACTGCGGGCAGACGCTGTCGGAAGACACCTGCAGGCGGCGCAGGGCTTTGGCGAGGGAGGGCAGCGTCACTGGGGAAAGCCttgacagcaggtgagtgggaGGCACTGTCGGGCAGGCGCAGGCCGGGAGCTTCCTCTGCCGTAGCTGGCTTAGCACTGTTAGAAGTAAAGATGGCCGGCATGCGAAGTGGGCGGTGTCGGCCGTTGAACGAACATGCGCGATAGGCTACGCGTAGACCCCGCTCCCTTAGGAGCGTGCCCTTTCCCCAAAGAGTCAGGCAGTGGAAACGCGAGAGGTAGCAGGTGGGAATGCGACTCGGCTGTTCGCCAACACCGCCCCCTTAGGGCGCTGCCCCTCACCTCAAAGAGGCGGGCACTTGCATCAGCGGGGAGGGGGCAGGCTGGATGAGCATGGGCGGCGACGTCTACGCGCAGACCCGCCCCCAAAGAAGCGGGTAGTGGAAACGGGGGAGGCGGCTGGAGAGAAGAGCATGCGTGGCTAGGCTACCCGCGCGGACATCACCCCTTAGGACCCTGCACCTCCTCACAAAGAGGCGGGCACAGTAAGCTGCGGGGCTGGGAGACGGGAGCATagacaaaaaatgtttttaattttctttctgaatAAAATCCTTTAGTACTTTCCATTATCCACCAGAGCAAATATAAACTAATTGTAGCACTCAAGAACTGCCTCATCAGGCCTAAATATGACTTACAAGTTCCACTGCCTACCCTTCCAAACAAAGATTACATTATTTCCCAAATATGACTTGCACGTGTTCCCCTACTTTGTCATACTTTTTAATCCTCTCTGTTTCTACTTAATACAATTCTACTCATTCTTCAAGGTCCAGTTTAAATGTTACTTCATTCAcaaacttttctctttcttccatatGTGAGAAAGTTCTACTCTGAATTTTCATAGAACATTACACTTTCTTAAAgcacttttcatattttctttacctTGACTTTACTCTCCTAATGAAAGGTATTTGTTGGAAGGAGAGCTGATGTTTCATTTGTGTTGTGTCGCTGTCCATATTCCTGGACTGACCAGCTTTGTACAAATTTGCTTGATACTGAAAATATTAGGTTAAATTCAGTAGAGTAGAGAAAGTGGCACATTTTTTAGGGTAAATGTTTCTTCTTTTAGAGAAAGTTCTTTCAATTGGCAAGCACAAGAGGAAACATAGCCACTATGAGCACTGAATTCCTGAAACCCAAGGAATCATAGTGACCtcccaaagaaattaaaatgatcaGGTTGCCATAGTATATACGGACAAGGACATATTAGTTAAGTCCCCTAAATTTTGTATAAAAAGTTGAATGCATGTAGACTTAACTCATTCCCACAGACTTTACAGGTACGATATATAAAGCATCTGTCTAATTGctaggaaataaaataatcagaCCAGTTTTGCTCTTGAAAGACGATTCTCTCATGAaatggatgctgcctgattcttGTATAAATTATCATTTCTTCAGGTAGCTGTTGAAATCTTAggcataatttatattatatcaatgaatatttatagaGGCACATATTTCCAAAATTATTATAGAagacaagaaggaaaaataagattCAAAATACAAGTATGTACTTTTCTGCCAATTTATCCAGCAATCTACTCATGACCAAAACAGATTTAATCAAAGTCTCTTTTTGCTATTCATATAAGCATGCCTCTTTTATTTCCGGTTCAGATCTTGTCATATTGGCATGAGTGACATCAGCTGGGCATCCTTGGGGAGGTAAGAGGAGAGGGACTGGAGGAGCTGTGTGGACAATTGTTTGGACAGTCCTTCAATAAGCCCCCCTTGGCGAGTGTTTTGTTCGGTTGTAGGAGCCAATGGAAGTGAAGGTCTCTCAAACCATTCTGTACACCAAACCATGTGTATTAGTAGGGATTTGGCATGGTTGTAAGGATATGCAGCTAGTCATTTCAGAATCATGCGTTACAGTGTAGAGACTTCAGGAGATTCATTCCATTGCAGAAAGGGGGCTAAGTTACCAAGTCTTTGAATTGCCtcatgaaataatttaaagatcAGTTGAAAAGGAAGCCAACTTATCTTTCCCTATTTCATATGAGTGGTCTTTGAAGTTGgggttattatcattattatatgtattattattttctaaataaatcaCATGGAATTAGAACAGTTTCTAGCACAGAGTAAGTGTTAAGAGTtaactttattgtttttatttttgtttgcctTCTACCAACTAAATTCAATGTAAGGTGAATTACAGAGAGAGCCATAGCCTATCATATCCCTCCAGATTCCATGGAGGCCTGTGCTGGGCATGGGTTTCGTATAGAAGCTCATAAAAGACAGTGCCCTCCCCCTAGGCATAAGCCTGGTTTCCCTCCATGGTTTAGGAAAGGAAACCAGATTCCCAAGCCAAACAACTTTCAAAAGAAGTAGGGGAATGTGTACACAGGGAATAAATTGGAAATAATGATTTTTGAGAGGAATCTCCAAGGATAAGAGCCAGAACCTCTTAGAGAGCTCTGTCCTAAAAGCTGTATAACTAGAGTTTGGGCTGTTTTCCTCCCTAGAGCTTACCTTGAGGTCATAAAGTGCCTCAAATCCCCCAGAGTTCTCTGTTTCTCATCTCCCTCAGGGCCCTGCCTTCAAAGGTGTAAGAACAAATTTATATACTGGGTTTTGCGGAGGGGTTAGCACAGACTCTGTATAAAAAGGCACCTGTGTCTAttgcatattatttttatatagatagatacactCATGATTCAATATCTGTAAATATACATATCTATGTAACTATACTACATAAATATACTTAACATAGTGcctgtaaaagaaaatatatatacaattctATTCAAAGTATATGTCATAGGATAGTATTATTGAGATGTAAAACTGTTTTTTGCTCCATAATTTCTCCTGACATTTCCAAGAACTCTGTGTTCCCTGGTTTCAGAATTGTGTCCAGGACTACACTCAATAGCTACTTGATGGAAGGCTTTATTTCTTCCCAACCCCTGGGAAAACCTAAGATCACCTGAGGAGGTTATGCTAGGTGCCTTAAActaagagagggaaggaagaagattTGAGGGAAGCATGAGAGAGGAGCAGTTTCTTAAACTGGGAAGAGGAGCATTTGGGCAGTTCCCACCAGACATGCACCCATGCTCCACTTCCAGCGACTTGGAAGTTCCTGGAGTGACTGTGAGGTGAGCCTAGGGAGGCTGGATCCTTTTGCAGTGTAGGCGAGGAAAAATGGAAACTCAGACATTACCTTTTCCAAGACACCAGTAGATGGCAGAGTGGAGATTTAAGCCCCAAACAGTGGCTTTTCTAATGGCTGTGAGTGAGAATGGTTGCCTTGTACTTTGGAAGCGGATGTGTAGGAGAATTTTCTTTCAAGTACCCTCCAAAGGAAATAGTAGAAAGTCCATAATTCTGAATTAAATGACGTATGTTTGAATCACAGCTGAGCAATCTCAGATGTTATCACACTCTTGGATGTTATCATCTGCAAAGAGGAAATAATAGTGTCTAGCCTATTTGTTTATGATATAATTGAACTGACAGGCACTTTGTAAACTGAATGACTACATATTATCATTACCTCCTGACCTTTAAGACTGTCTCCATAATCAATAACTACATAAAAATACAAGATAAGCAAGGGTTCATAGACATGAGACCCATCtttttgggtatatacttagtATTTTCTGAAAGTGATAAATTTTTCCCTAGAATATTAACCAAAATAGTATACATGCATGCAAATTTAATCTACATCCATTAATTGATACTCCAGGAAGCTTGATTGCAACAGTAGAATTATTATTTgtacaaagaaacagaatatagaACCAGAAATTGCATTCTGATGTGAAAGAAGCCTAACTTTTGTGTAAGCAGATTTTGATTCGAAACTCGATTTTGTAACTTTTTAGACCTGTAACGTTACGCATGTTCACCCCTCTgatatttcattttctcacatgtaaaatggaaaaaataatattaaaatctgCCATGACAGTTTTGGGGATAGTTAAATCCCCAAATACAATATGCACCACGTTTGCCTCCTAAAAGCTGTTCAATGAGTATTAATCCCTCTTGGAGTGAAAAGACCCCAAATCACCTACTTTAACCTTCTTAAATTGGAGATGAGGAAATCAAGCCTGTAAATtttcatttgtgttattttattaGAAGCAAACTTTTTGGAACTATTGGAATTATGAGTCCCGATGAAAATGTATCAATATTCTAAATACTGACAGTAAATAATACCTATAAGGTAAATTAAGTATAATTCTTGAGGAAATTGTTATTATGTGATGAAGCAAAGCAGATCAATGTGAATATAATTTTTGGATAAATGCACATCATGAATCAACAAAGTGAGTTACCTCCTTTATTAATTTTGGAAACTGGTCCAAAAAGCAGCCACACAGTGAGGTGTTGTGTCATCATCATCACCTTCATTGCCACGAGCTAAATGTGATTCTAAGAATAAATGTGAAGGTGGCAAATTTCTTAGTTGTATAAATTATGGCCAAGAAGTCATGTGTCATACATACTCATGTTTAGTTTTATCTTAGGAAAGTGGAACCCATTTTCCTGTTAATCATGCTGGGAGCTTTTATTGATAAATTTTGTTATGTTAAGAATCAGCTGTTATTCTGTGGCCTGTCATTTACCAGGACCATACATCAAGGTGGAATTTTCCTCCAAAGCAGCTTTTTTCTACTGACCAACAGGGATTAAACAACAGATCTGGATCCTCTATATTCTTTCCCCCTCTCTGAAGCACTTTTAATCTACTTCAGAGATGTTTAAGAAATTTGTGTGCAGCAGGTAATGCCTGCTAGTTGAGTAAGTTAATCATTTCATGTATTGTTTTTAACCTGCCTACTTCCAAAATGAATTATTGCTGAGTTACTAATGGACTAACTGAATTCATGAATATGCTTGGGGATTGTTTCCTCAGTTGCTACATTTATTAAATGAAAGTTAAGGTTCTTCATTATAGAGTTAACAAACTGAATACTTAATATCTTCCCACCACAATagaactcagaaaaaaaatcttttcttcaCTGTAGTCAAATCAACTCTTTGTGCCTCCCCATATATGATACATTCTCTTGTGTTTTCATGCCATTCCATGTACTattccctcctctctgtcctGAGCCTGCTAGACTCATACTGGTCCTTCACTTCTAGGATCAGGCATTGCTTCCTTCCCAgaccatccattcattcattcattcattcatttactcatccaATAAAAGCTTAATCAATGATTAAGTGGCAGAcacagtgctgggcactggggacagTCCAATGTGGGACATATTTGCAAGGATAGTTACAGCGTGTTGCATATTAATGGGTGCCCACAAGAGGGAGGTTGAATGCAGCCAAGGGGCAGGGTGCAGAGGTCAAAGAATGTGTCCCAGAGGAAGTAGCCCATGTTCAGTCTTCGAGAGCAAATTCAACTGGGAGAAAGGCCTGTTTGCTTTTGTTAGGAACCATTTGATTGGAAAGAATGACAAATTGAGTTAAAGAgaagtttattttaaagaaactgaagaatcTCACAGAGTCCAATAATGAGAAGTGGTTTGAAGGGATGCGTTGGGCAGGTAGAGTTAGATTCCACCACCTCCTCCACCAACTTTTCTCAACTGCCCCTATCCTGTTTCTCACCACTCAGAAGATCACCATTCCTGTTAGCACCGAGTAGGGCACAACATTGAACTGTTGCAGTTCAGCCAGGTACACGAttaatttctggaagcattttcATAGTCTGAATGTGAAAAACAGGCAGTAATGGTGTGTGCCAACAGAGTTATTTGCTGTTTTCCCTTATTTTCAGTAAGGAAACCTGGACTGTAGTATGTCCCTCTTCTGGTAGACTGTAGCTGACAAGGAGAAAACACCTTTAGACACATTTACTTTTCCTTTCAAGACCCTAGAACTTAGCCATCAGGGAGCCGGTGGCTTGAGTTTTGGGACACAGGTTAACACAGAGAGCAACTGAACCAGCtgctttttctcctctctccatGGACTACTGGCTTCACCTTGACATGGCATTTTCCTTTACCCTGCTGGGACCCCACAGCCAGTTCCACATATCCTCCTAAGGCCTGTAGCTTGCCAACCCACTCCCAAGTATCATTTTGTTGGGAGGTTAATTAAAGTGGGTTTATAAAGAAGAATTTGGGGGATCTCATGGAATCCAGTCTCAGGACAGCCTTCCTGAGATATGAGAAGACTATAggctctctctgtgtctctgtctccttcatGTTCTCAGCCTTAGCCTGAAtatttgctgttttctctttctgtaaacTAGTTTGCTTCAGGGGTGATGCTTCCCCATAAATCGGCTTGTGAGGGGCTTTGACATGCTATGGTCTTAATTCCAGTTCCAGCCTTAGGTGATCTTGTAGATCTTGGCCCCCACATGGTTTGACCGTGTTTTCTGGGTCTGTTGTTTCTAATTCCAGAGAGGATGGACCCTGTCTTACTCTCGTGCTCTTCTCTGATCCAGTAAGCTGTGGGCACAACTTTGGGACTGCTGGTAAAAATACAGTGCGTAGGCCCACCACATCCAGTGGGACTTTGGGAGGCTATGTCTAGTGACGGGAAAATGATCTGAGCTGGTGTACCAAATATGTCCTCCACAGCATGAGCATGAGAGGTGGAGGAGGTAGAGAGTTCAGCACACGTAGGGATGATGAAGGGCCTTGATGCCATGCACGCCAAGGAGTGAAGGAGATGAAATGCCAAACTCTGGCCCCTTTAGACCTTTACGTGCGGCGCACTTGCTGCCTAGAGGGAGCACCATCCCTCCTTTCCCTCACTCACTGTGGGTTTGCCCTGTGGGTTTTGGCTTAGATGTACCTCCTCTGAAATACCCACCCCTCCTGACCTCCCCAAACTGGGTGAGCTGCTGCGTTTCCCCGGCTCTGTGTGATTGCTCTGAGCAGTGCCCATATCCCACTCTGCATTCTGATTACCTGTTCACTTTTCTCTCTTCCACTAGAATTTCAGCATCTTTGTTACTAGCAGAGGGTTCAGCAATCTTAAACATCCAATAAACATCTAAGGAACGAATCAGTGAGTGTTTAAGTGAGGAGGTAAGTCAGACGACAGCAGCACCTCTTTCCTTGCCTGAAGGTTAAGTGTGGTTTTGCCTCTGAGGTAGACCAGCTGGAGCTCTCTTGGCCCCTAACCTGTGAGCCCTCCTGCAGCTTCTCTGGTCTCAATCCTGGGAATCTGGATGAGAATTCTCCCCAGGCACCTCTCTTGTCTTTGTTCTCTACCCACTTCCTGCATGACCAATCTAGATTATGTTCCTAATGTGATTCTGTGTTTTGTCATCTTAACCCTTTCCCTTCTTCACCTGCTACTCAGTGATTTCCATCCCTAACCTGCTGAAGCACTTCTCTGCTCATCATCTGCTCACCATTGGATCATCTCTCAGGCTTTGCACATTCCTGCCCCAAGCCGTCCTACCACCAGCATTCCTGCCCATGCGGAGCTCACAGTTTGGCGATGATACCTCTGACATGGAGATAAACCTCAAGGGCAGTGGGGTAGGAGATATCCATTAGTCTCTTTATTAAGTCACTGTTTCAGcagtacagttgacctttgatCAACAGGGCTTTGTACTGCTCGGGTCcatttacatgtggatttttttcagtaagtatattggaaattttttttatagatctgtgacaatttgacaaaaatattttttctctagctttattgtaagaatacattataaaatatatatacaaaatatgcaTTAACGGTTTATGTTCTTGGTAACTTACAGCAGGCTAttagtttttggggagtcaaaagttacacacaGATTTTCAATGGCTCTTAGCAGAGCGGAATTTTGACTTAAATTTCTGAAAGCTGTAGTCTTGTGGTTGCAACTCTTGTCATAAGTTTATCAATCACTCAGGAGGTAAACTGAATATGATTAATCACAAGTCTGATGTAGGTTGAGAGCACAGAGAAAAAGACTTTTTCATCTGCCTCGGAGTCAAATGGTAACCTGTGAGGTCTTGTGGGAAAAGAAATCCAAAACAAGGTTAAGTAAGTacagaaaaatttaatttaaattgtcATTTTCAGATGTAGGACTTGTCAGGGATATTGATTTGGTATTCTGTGACACCTATAAAACACTTCTGTGCCTTTCAAGATCTCTCTGTGGTCTCACACATCACATGTTGTTCCAGGAGTGTGGAGGTTCTCCACACTGTTCTTCCATGAGTCACCCATGTCCTTCCCGGTGGTATCAGATTTTGcagttatttctttgtttattttagttTTGCAGTTATTTCTTAATGGATTAATCCCAGTTGACAAGTCATCAGATATTCTTGAATTCTGAAATGGCtactttatttattaatatagaCCATATTCCTATGCACTTAGatgcacatgaaatattttattacatgACTCAACATTCATaaactaaatggaaaaataatataaagcagCAACTAAAGGAATTTTGAGTTATGAATTTTGAGTTATATCCATTCTTAGGTCACTCCAGTTTGCACCTTTTGATTAAACCCACTGCAAAGAGCCAAccccttcctcctctttcctgtATCTTGTTCTGTTACCTCTGCCAatcttttctttgctttcttttactGTTTATGGCACTTATAGATCAATTCATGTCAACACTAAGACTAGGGAGGCAGCAGACTGAATGATTCTACTCAAATTCCAGGTTAGCAAGCCGAACACTTTTTCATAATTAATCAATTGTATAGAAAATTGTTTTACAACTTCTTCCTAATGGATTTGAGTAGATTcatgtcccgtccagcgggacctagttatttgcggggacgagggggatccgacctgaaagaaaatgggggcgagagaagagcgaaggcaagacagtattctgatcaagccttcaaattttattgtaagacgggggtagatatacaccagtgttcaggggcagagtgggccataggatacttgtaagcaggggattggctgcatagcagggatggcgcagcgagttacattctgattggtatatgataatggggaaggagggggagaagagtatctcttggcgcgcgcgggctttcttgttggcgcgcgcgggctcgcagctaatctccaggaagtgaagcaggaacctcatgaactgtggccatcttgttgtctttgtgtggctcccaacatctcctccctttctatttatttcagaaaggtgggccttaatcgagtgagggaatagaggcctggctcctccagcagggtaacatttcgcaaatgctctcggtatcttttagggaggagaggcagagctgaaagccaaattgatcttaatatatcaaggctttatgtacatatggataccaacctctatgcaagccaggcgtattctcagggaggaccagagaggttctaggaagaaccctcccttgcggtactttgtctcgcactcatctcgatgcccataccctcatagttaggggtatgtctggttctggctgaccagcatatgggccacattaagtacggtgccagaatcgatggtaccatggttgaggcgcctgtaaagttgagaaccggagaccgggagcattggttggttcggtgtaagactcttcatcacaggctgtaagtctgtgataatgaacagcaaccactggcttgacgagctggtcaacctgctctcgaataaaaactgtcagttttcttaaggcccaagggccaagagacactaaaaggaagaatcctgccaagggtccaaggatggtggggatcagagtagttaaccaaggggtggcagaggtctagtttttataccaggcctcatccttttctctttgtttttgcctggcttctaggtttttcttaactttatcaatgctatcttgcactaaccctgttttgtctttatagaagcaacattcttctttaagagcagcgcagaggcctccttctttcaggaaaaggaggtctaaccctcggcgattttggagcactacctcagagagagagacaacagattctttcaggctgtctaaaccttcttgcagattttgtatgtctttatcaatagcctgactaagagcataatattgttgtttagaagtaattatggaggcaatgcctgttccagcccca
It contains:
- the LOC130678866 gene encoding uncharacterized protein LOC130678866; translated protein: MPAIFTSNSAKPATAEEAPGLRLPDSASHSPAVKAFPSDAALPRQSPAPPAGVFRQRLPAVASCRLQEPPSPGSGRRLPHAGLSSQPQLTVRPERRRRKAGSGVCGVPQHGRAASVVGCRVRSGGRRVSVRRADLQGCRRQVSTGNNFVLKSTHESSTWSMSAYICCFLPPGSHEAGRLAKSISPDSFSGEDVADAEAVWVSLVWIIFFCLFMLTGAIDCQLGGPKFSLATGLSLLGQLRPLVACFG